A window of Clostridia bacterium contains these coding sequences:
- a CDS encoding 2-isopropylmalate synthase yields the protein MIEFNKKTNTLEQTQYRYSLQDVSEPNLYREIFSYDEIPKCTFNHRRVPMQPADEIWITDTTFRDGQQSRAPYTVEQIVKLFDYLHKLGGPNGIIKQCEFFLYSDRDKEAVYKCQERGYKFPEVTSWIRATKNDFQLAKDMGMKESGILVSCSDYHIFKKLNMTRRQALDHYMGIIKSAIEVGIKPRCHFEDITRADFYGFVVPFALELRKLMEDSGMPIKIRACDTLGYGVSYPGAALPRSVPGIIYGFRHHAGFPSELIEWHGHNDFYKAVSNSATAWMYGASSVNCSLLGIGERTGNTPLEAMVIEYAQLRGTTDGMDTTVITEIAEYYEKEIGYSIPSRTPFVGRHFNVTQAGIHADGLLKDEEIYNIFDTTKLLKRPIGVAINQGSGLAGIAHWINGYFGLTGSRKIDKKDERVVTIKNWVDEQYKGGRVTAIGDDELEEAIRTIAPDIFDLAL from the coding sequence ATGATAGAATTTAATAAAAAAACCAATACACTTGAGCAAACCCAATACAGGTATTCACTTCAGGATGTTTCAGAACCTAATCTTTATAGGGAAATATTCAGCTATGACGAAATCCCTAAATGTACATTCAACCATAGAAGAGTTCCTATGCAGCCAGCAGATGAAATATGGATTACTGATACAACCTTCAGGGACGGACAGCAGTCCAGAGCTCCTTACACTGTCGAACAGATAGTAAAGTTGTTTGATTATTTACATAAACTGGGTGGCCCGAATGGAATAATCAAGCAGTGCGAATTTTTCCTGTATAGTGACAGAGATAAAGAGGCTGTTTATAAATGTCAGGAGAGAGGCTATAAATTCCCTGAAGTTACAAGCTGGATCAGAGCAACTAAAAATGACTTTCAGCTGGCAAAAGATATGGGTATGAAGGAAAGTGGAATTTTAGTAAGCTGTTCGGATTACCACATATTTAAAAAGCTGAATATGACAAGAAGGCAGGCTTTGGATCACTACATGGGTATCATAAAGAGTGCTATTGAGGTTGGAATAAAGCCAAGATGTCACTTTGAAGATATTACCAGAGCAGATTTTTATGGCTTTGTTGTTCCTTTTGCATTAGAGTTAAGAAAGCTTATGGAAGACAGCGGTATGCCTATAAAAATCCGTGCATGTGATACACTTGGTTATGGAGTTTCATATCCGGGGGCTGCTCTCCCGAGAAGTGTTCCGGGAATTATTTATGGATTCAGGCATCACGCAGGATTCCCTAGCGAATTGATAGAATGGCACGGGCATAATGATTTCTATAAAGCAGTTTCTAATTCCGCTACTGCATGGATGTATGGAGCTTCCAGTGTAAACTGTTCTTTATTGGGTATCGGGGAGCGTACAGGCAATACGCCTCTTGAAGCAATGGTAATAGAATACGCCCAATTAAGAGGTACTACAGATGGGATGGATACTACTGTAATAACCGAGATTGCGGAGTACTATGAAAAGGAAATCGGATATTCCATACCTTCGAGGACTCCTTTCGTAGGAAGGCACTTCAACGTGACACAAGCCGGTATCCATGCTGATGGTCTTCTAAAGGACGAAGAAATCTATAACATATTTGATACCACTAAACTGCTGAAAAGGCCAATAGGTGTCGCTATTAATCAGGGTTCAGGTTTGGCGGGAATAGCACACTGGATAAACGGATATTTTGGTTTGACTGGAAGCAGGAAAATAGATAAGAAGGACGAGAGAGTAGTTACCATTAAGAATTGGGTAGACGAGCAATACAAGGGTGGTAGGGTTACGGCCATAGGTGATGACGAACTGGAAGAGGCTATAAGAACTATAGCACCGGATATATTTGATTTGGCTTTATAG
- a CDS encoding methyl-accepting chemotaxis protein: MKETDKKNFNPFKVAMIISIIMGAVWGIVTGITTQHWSPLFYFILSAVITTTTVKIVFSLSIKRLVDRFSKEMDLIKKGDFSRLVDSKSYEVLSGVSTTVNVVLSDIRTLIESFFTLSLSIIQSSRKVSATSQEASSAIEEISKTIDEIAKGASEQAQEAQQGVQMVEKLSEQINFVYESYNGVMAETTKINGLNNVGLDSVSILRNKSEENYETTEKIFSVVEKLTNTTKDIGLFVESIESIAEQTNMLALNASIEAARAGEAGKSFAVVADEVRKLADQSRKSTEEINILMQSIQEESQLAIQSMEIMKKVSQDQNLAVNKTDSAFSDIANAITSIVAKINEVNQSVTKMQNDKDEVISAIENISSVSQQTAASSQEVAATTEHQLKAIEDMKHDAESLDMLVQELDKKLKRYKIR; encoded by the coding sequence ATGAAAGAAACAGACAAAAAAAACTTTAATCCCTTTAAGGTTGCTATGATTATATCAATCATCATGGGCGCTGTATGGGGAATCGTCACAGGAATAACAACACAACACTGGTCACCCTTATTTTACTTCATTTTATCGGCTGTAATCACAACCACTACAGTAAAGATAGTTTTCAGTCTGTCAATAAAAAGGCTTGTTGACCGTTTTTCAAAAGAAATGGATTTGATAAAAAAAGGCGATTTTTCAAGACTTGTTGATTCTAAAAGCTACGAAGTACTTAGCGGGGTGTCCACGACAGTAAACGTTGTTCTCAGTGATATCCGTACTTTGATTGAAAGCTTCTTCACCTTGTCTTTATCAATAATTCAATCTTCCAGAAAAGTAAGCGCTACTTCTCAGGAAGCGTCATCTGCAATAGAGGAAATCTCAAAAACCATTGACGAAATTGCTAAAGGTGCTTCAGAACAGGCTCAAGAAGCACAACAGGGAGTTCAGATGGTTGAGAAGCTCTCCGAACAAATCAATTTTGTATATGAAAGCTACAATGGCGTAATGGCAGAAACTACAAAAATAAATGGTTTGAACAATGTCGGTCTCGATTCAGTCAGTATCCTCCGTAATAAGTCTGAAGAAAACTATGAAACAACAGAAAAGATATTCTCTGTTGTAGAAAAGCTTACTAATACAACTAAAGATATAGGATTGTTCGTAGAATCCATAGAGAGCATAGCAGAGCAGACAAATATGCTGGCTCTGAATGCATCAATCGAAGCAGCAAGAGCAGGTGAGGCAGGGAAAAGCTTTGCTGTAGTAGCAGATGAAGTAAGAAAACTTGCTGATCAGAGCAGAAAATCCACCGAAGAAATAAACATTCTGATGCAGAGTATACAGGAAGAATCACAGCTTGCTATTCAGTCAATGGAGATTATGAAAAAAGTATCCCAGGATCAAAACCTTGCGGTTAATAAAACCGATAGCGCTTTCAGTGATATAGCAAATGCTATTACATCAATAGTAGCGAAAATAAATGAAGTTAACCAGTCCGTTACAAAGATGCAAAATGATAAGGATGAAGTTATATCTGCCATAGAAAACATTTCATCTGTATCTCAGCAAACAGCCGCTTCCAGCCAGGAAGTTGCAGCAACCACCGAACATCAGTTGAAAGCAATCGAGGACATGAAGCATGACGCGGAAAGTCTTGATATGCTGGTTCAAGAGCTGGATAAGAAGTTGAAGAGATATAAAATCAGATAA
- a CDS encoding GNAT family N-acetyltransferase: MIGYVIPKHFWKDEEHFCNTGIGFSLICDGEIAATAFSAFRYENQLEIGIETSEKYRGKGFAFRACAALIDYCMENSLEPVWACRRENEGSYKLAQKLGFVPIRSIPYYRLPV; this comes from the coding sequence ATGATAGGATATGTGATTCCAAAGCATTTCTGGAAAGACGAAGAGCACTTCTGCAATACAGGGATTGGATTCAGTCTGATTTGTGATGGAGAAATAGCAGCCACAGCATTTTCTGCTTTCAGATATGAAAACCAACTGGAAATAGGAATTGAGACTTCAGAAAAGTACCGCGGCAAAGGTTTTGCATTTAGAGCTTGTGCTGCGCTGATAGATTACTGTATGGAAAACAGCCTTGAACCCGTTTGGGCTTGCAGAAGAGAAAATGAAGGATCATATAAATTAGCCCAAAAGCTTGGATTCGTACCTATCCGTTCTATTCCATATTATAGACTTCCAGTTTGA
- a CDS encoding PHP domain-containing protein: MKIDLHLHTSERSVCSTATAEQHICSAIEYGLDAIVITDHDKLVPLGYLIELNQRHRPFRIFGGIEIRIADCGEDVLVLGLQEPVLEQKQWLYGELHEYVGKMGGFICLNHPYRYSNEVRLDVCKYKPDAIEIHSTNIGRCDEDIIKNLARKLNTRLVSNSDAHSHLHTGIFYNDIWGNPKTDAELVAFLKRGMYSLGRDENRIECFNKNVHKREGLIRDLIAQGKTAEDYSKMTGNWAGEYNRVAMGKSYII, from the coding sequence ATGAAAATTGACCTGCATCTACACACCAGTGAACGTTCTGTCTGCAGTACTGCCACGGCGGAGCAGCATATTTGTTCGGCGATTGAATACGGATTAGATGCAATTGTTATTACTGACCATGACAAGCTGGTTCCCCTAGGGTATTTGATAGAATTGAATCAGAGACACAGACCGTTCAGGATATTCGGGGGAATAGAAATCAGAATTGCAGACTGTGGAGAGGATGTGCTGGTGCTGGGCTTGCAGGAGCCTGTTTTGGAGCAGAAACAGTGGCTATATGGGGAATTGCATGAGTATGTCGGGAAAATGGGCGGATTTATATGTCTTAACCACCCGTACAGGTATTCAAATGAAGTGAGGCTTGATGTCTGCAAATACAAACCAGATGCCATAGAAATACACTCAACAAATATTGGCAGGTGTGATGAAGACATAATAAAGAATCTTGCCAGGAAGCTGAATACCAGACTTGTTAGCAATTCAGATGCGCACAGCCATTTGCACACTGGAATATTTTATAATGATATATGGGGTAATCCTAAAACAGATGCGGAATTAGTCGCATTCCTTAAGAGGGGAATGTACAGTTTGGGGAGAGATGAAAACAGGATTGAATGTTTTAATAAAAATGTGCATAAAAGGGAAGGGCTCATAAGGGACTTGATTGCCCAGGGCAAGACAGCAGAAGACTACAGTAAAATGACAGGGAATTGGGCAGGGGAGTACAACAGAGTCGCAATGGGTAAGTCTTACATTATTTAA
- a CDS encoding aconitate hydratase — MGLNLAQKIIKEHLVSGEMVSGKEISIKIDQTLTQDSTGTMAYLQFEAIGIPRVKTKKSVAYIDHNTLQSGFENADDHKYIQTVTSKHGVYFSRPGNGICHQVQLERFGVPGMTLLGSDSHTPTGGGIGMLAIGAGGLDVAVAMGGGPYYLMMPKVCKVNLKGKLKPWVSAKDIILEVLRILTVKGGVGKVIEYAGDGIKSLTVPERATITNMGAELGATTSIFPSDEVTKEFLKAQGRENDWVELKPDVDASYDEEIEIDLDMLEPLAAKPHSPDNVEKVKEIGKIKVDQVAIGSCTNSSYMDMMKVAKVLKGKTVHPDVSLVIAPGSKQVLTMLAKNGALSDMVAAGARILESACGPCIGMGQSPASNAVSLRTFNRNFEGRSGTASAKVYLVSPEIAAASAITGVLTDPRELGEAPAIDMPEKFEISDNMVVAPAPEGADVEVVRGPNIKPFPVNSELPEKLEGKALIKVEDNITTDHIMPSNAKLLPFRSNVPYLAEFCLTPCDPDFPKRAKENNGGFIIGGSNYGQGSSREHAALAPLQLGVKGVITKSFARIHMANLINSGIIPMTFANEADYDTIDTGDQLVMENAKEQIKSSSELVIKNVTKNTEIKVKVALSDRQIEIVLAGGLLNYTRKQSQ, encoded by the coding sequence ATGGGGCTTAATTTAGCACAGAAAATTATTAAAGAACACTTAGTAAGTGGAGAAATGGTTTCGGGCAAGGAAATTTCCATCAAAATTGATCAGACTCTGACTCAGGATTCCACCGGAACAATGGCATATTTACAGTTTGAGGCTATTGGTATACCAAGAGTAAAAACTAAAAAATCAGTGGCATATATAGACCACAATACACTTCAGTCGGGTTTTGAAAATGCAGATGACCACAAATATATACAAACTGTTACTTCAAAGCACGGTGTATACTTCTCAAGACCTGGAAACGGGATTTGCCACCAGGTTCAGCTTGAAAGGTTCGGAGTGCCTGGAATGACATTGCTTGGCTCTGACAGCCATACTCCAACAGGCGGAGGCATTGGTATGCTTGCTATCGGTGCAGGCGGTCTTGACGTAGCTGTAGCAATGGGAGGCGGTCCATACTATCTAATGATGCCTAAAGTATGCAAAGTAAACCTTAAAGGTAAATTAAAGCCATGGGTTTCCGCTAAGGATATCATACTGGAAGTATTAAGAATCCTCACTGTAAAGGGTGGAGTAGGAAAGGTTATAGAATACGCAGGTGACGGAATCAAAAGCCTTACTGTTCCTGAAAGAGCGACTATTACAAACATGGGAGCAGAGCTCGGAGCAACTACATCCATATTCCCCAGCGACGAAGTTACAAAAGAGTTTCTTAAAGCGCAGGGAAGAGAAAATGACTGGGTAGAATTGAAACCTGATGTTGATGCAAGTTATGATGAAGAAATAGAAATAGATCTTGATATGTTGGAGCCTTTGGCTGCTAAGCCTCACAGCCCAGACAATGTAGAAAAGGTTAAAGAAATTGGAAAGATAAAAGTTGATCAGGTTGCTATAGGCAGTTGCACAAATTCATCGTATATGGATATGATGAAGGTTGCAAAAGTGCTGAAAGGAAAAACTGTACATCCAGATGTGAGCCTGGTAATAGCTCCCGGATCAAAGCAGGTTCTGACAATGCTTGCTAAAAACGGGGCACTGTCTGATATGGTCGCTGCTGGTGCCAGAATTCTTGAATCTGCGTGCGGACCATGCATAGGTATGGGTCAATCACCTGCTTCAAATGCAGTATCACTCAGAACCTTTAACAGAAACTTTGAAGGGAGGAGTGGGACCGCATCTGCAAAGGTATACCTGGTAAGCCCGGAAATTGCAGCTGCCAGCGCGATCACCGGAGTGCTTACTGATCCCCGCGAACTTGGAGAAGCACCTGCTATAGATATGCCTGAAAAGTTTGAAATAAGTGATAATATGGTGGTAGCACCTGCGCCGGAAGGAGCAGATGTAGAAGTAGTAAGGGGTCCTAATATAAAGCCGTTCCCTGTAAATAGTGAACTTCCGGAAAAACTGGAAGGAAAGGCTCTTATAAAGGTAGAAGACAATATTACAACAGACCACATAATGCCTTCAAACGCAAAACTGCTGCCATTCCGTTCAAATGTGCCGTATCTTGCGGAATTCTGCCTTACACCTTGCGACCCTGATTTTCCAAAGCGTGCTAAGGAAAACAATGGTGGTTTCATCATTGGAGGATCTAATTATGGTCAGGGTTCAAGCCGTGAGCATGCAGCTCTTGCGCCGTTGCAGCTGGGAGTTAAAGGTGTTATAACCAAATCATTTGCCAGAATTCACATGGCAAATCTTATAAACTCCGGAATAATCCCTATGACCTTTGCTAATGAGGCTGACTATGATACTATAGATACCGGGGACCAATTAGTAATGGAAAATGCTAAGGAACAGATCAAATCAAGCAGTGAACTGGTAATAAAAAATGTTACCAAAAATACTGAAATAAAGGTAAAAGTAGCATTGTCCGATAGACAGATAGAAATAGTACTTGCTGGCGGTTTGTTAAATTATACAAGAAAACAGAGTCAATAA